The following are encoded in a window of Leptolyngbya sp. 'hensonii' genomic DNA:
- a CDS encoding SEFIR domain-containing protein translates to MPCKVFISYSHDAEEHQQNVLSLADRLRACF, encoded by the coding sequence ATGCCTTGCAAAGTCTTCATCAGCTACAGCCATGACGCAGAGGAACATCAACAGAATGTTCTGAGCCTTGCAGATCGCCTGAGAGCTTGTTTCTAA
- the fxsT gene encoding FxSxx-COOH system tetratricopeptide repeat protein: protein MAPETLLRLESRWDKFKQSSQGNKTSRKPKKVLEDLLQECIDTGKHISDPVDRERLQWLAQDVGDMIFLTTKTYPRVTILPAEKSSTPESESTTSSSSLSIFNIPYQRTPYFIGRDGVLEALHNTFTSQSTTAVTHIQAISGLGGIGKTQTALMYAYCYQKEYNAVFFLRANTAIDLREGYAEIASLLALPEQSAQNQNDIVFSVKRWLESNSNWLLILDDADNPELLKEFLPNNPKGHILLTSRISIFDTVGISKPIEMGVMSQDEALKFLFKRTGREDREDKDSPEVLAAEKIAAELGYLPLALEQAGAYIYSKKARFQDYLFSYQRRRLELLNESEPIAGSRSEPIAVTWRENFREVQQTSEAAADLLRLSAFLSPHNIPLELITRGFSELGSELSEAFVGLPKDPLILNQVFLPLTQYYLINYDTELYTYSIHHLVQEVLKNEMDENTRRIWAERAVRAIHKAFPSVEYENWQLCARLLPQAKCAAQLVQDYQFEFEIVTNLFDLAGSYLYARGQYEEAESLLKQALTLRQRLLSEGNPHVITSLNSLAKLYQAEGRYSEAEDLYEEALDLRKRLLNEEHPDFAESLNGLAEIYRLQGKYSEAELLYTKALKLRERLLGKEHPDVAESLNDLARLYRAQGRNREAEPLYLKALELIKHVLGEEHPQVAQSLNNLARLYYYQGRYKEAEPLFVQSLSLRRHLLGEEHPDVATSLSNLARLYEAQGRYSEAESLYQQSLILRKRLLRKEHPDIIKSLSNLARLYEAQGQYNEAEPLYQEVLKVRRQVLGQVHPEVAASLNHLARLYYRQARYSEAEPLYQEALEMNKRFLGEEHPTIANNLNNLALLFRAQARYSEAEPLYQKALEMNKRFLGEEHPEIAQNLNNLAYLWYSQGRYDKAEELYKQSLEMYKHVLGNEHPAVSNGLNNLALLYRTQGRYCEAEPIYQRVLEINEHLLGEKHPYMARLLNDLARLYSAQGRYGEAEPLFNKALEINRDLLSEEHPYVAANLNNLAYLYYSQGRYGEAEELYKKSLYLRNHLLGEDHPDIANTLNNLADLYRVQGRYSEAEQLYRQSLETRERILGEEHPDTARNLDDLAMLFYTQGRYGEAEPLFKRAIDLRRRLLGENHPDIARNLNNLALLYTSLGRYSDAEPLYQQALKIGKYTLGNTHPDIGRGLDNLAMLHHAQGYSERAESLYKEALKILEQQLGTEHPWTLRCRGNLERLHVNDSLGFE, encoded by the coding sequence ATGGCTCCAGAAACTTTGTTAAGACTCGAAAGCCGATGGGATAAGTTCAAGCAATCTTCTCAAGGCAACAAAACAAGTCGAAAACCTAAAAAAGTGCTGGAAGATTTGCTTCAAGAATGCATTGACACAGGCAAACATATCAGTGATCCGGTCGATAGAGAAAGACTTCAGTGGCTTGCTCAAGATGTTGGAGATATGATCTTCCTAACTACTAAGACATATCCACGTGTAACTATCTTACCTGCCGAAAAAAGCTCTACCCCTGAGTCTGAATCAACCACATCTTCAAGTAGTTTATCAATTTTCAATATCCCGTACCAACGCACTCCTTACTTTATTGGTCGCGATGGAGTATTAGAAGCTCTACACAATACCTTTACCTCACAAAGTACAACTGCCGTTACACATATACAGGCTATTAGTGGGTTAGGAGGTATTGGTAAGACACAAACTGCTTTAATGTATGCCTATTGCTACCAGAAGGAATACAATGCCGTATTTTTTCTAAGGGCTAACACAGCAATCGACTTAAGAGAGGGATATGCCGAAATTGCAAGTCTTCTAGCTTTACCTGAACAATCAGCCCAAAACCAGAATGATATTGTTTTTTCTGTGAAACGATGGCTAGAATCAAATTCAAACTGGCTCCTCATTCTTGATGATGCAGACAACCCAGAGCTTCTGAAAGAATTCCTTCCTAACAATCCTAAGGGGCACATTTTACTTACCTCTAGGATCTCAATTTTCGACACGGTAGGAATTTCAAAGCCTATTGAAATGGGTGTAATGAGCCAGGATGAAGCATTAAAATTTCTCTTTAAACGAACTGGGCGTGAAGATCGCGAAGACAAAGATTCACCAGAGGTATTGGCTGCGGAGAAAATAGCAGCAGAACTTGGCTATCTACCACTGGCACTCGAACAAGCTGGAGCTTATATCTACTCTAAGAAAGCTCGTTTTCAGGATTATCTCTTCAGTTATCAAAGGCGTCGTCTAGAGTTATTAAATGAATCAGAACCTATAGCAGGTAGTCGCTCTGAGCCAATTGCTGTAACTTGGAGAGAGAATTTTAGAGAGGTTCAGCAGACCTCTGAAGCAGCAGCAGACTTGTTACGCTTAAGTGCATTTTTAAGCCCACACAATATTCCACTAGAGTTAATCACTCGAGGATTCTCTGAGCTTGGGTCTGAACTTTCTGAAGCTTTTGTTGGGTTGCCTAAAGATCCACTGATTCTTAATCAAGTTTTTCTTCCATTAACTCAATATTATTTAATCAATTACGATACTGAGTTATATACATACAGTATTCATCATTTGGTACAAGAGGTATTGAAAAATGAAATGGATGAGAATACTCGTAGGATATGGGCAGAACGGGCTGTTCGTGCCATTCATAAAGCATTTCCATCTGTAGAATATGAAAACTGGCAACTTTGCGCTCGTCTTCTACCTCAAGCAAAGTGTGCTGCCCAACTCGTTCAAGATTATCAGTTCGAGTTTGAGATAGTCACTAATTTATTCGATCTCGCTGGGAGTTATTTATATGCCCGTGGTCAGTATGAAGAGGCAGAATCTCTATTAAAGCAGGCATTAACATTAAGACAGCGTTTATTGAGTGAAGGCAATCCACATGTCATTACTAGCCTTAATAGTTTAGCAAAGCTGTATCAAGCTGAGGGACGATATAGCGAAGCAGAAGACTTATACGAAGAAGCATTAGATTTGAGGAAACGACTATTAAACGAAGAACATCCAGATTTTGCTGAGAGCCTCAATGGTTTAGCTGAGATTTATCGTCTCCAAGGTAAATACAGTGAAGCTGAGCTGCTTTACACAAAGGCTTTGAAATTGCGAGAACGTCTACTGGGGAAAGAGCATCCCGATGTTGCTGAAAGTCTCAATGATTTAGCAAGGCTCTATCGCGCTCAAGGGCGTAATCGGGAAGCAGAACCCCTTTACTTGAAAGCGCTGGAATTGATCAAACATGTTCTTGGGGAGGAACATCCTCAAGTAGCTCAGAGCCTCAACAATTTAGCGCGATTGTATTATTACCAAGGGCGTTACAAGGAAGCAGAACCGTTGTTTGTGCAATCGTTGTCTTTACGAAGACATTTGCTAGGAGAAGAGCACCCCGATGTTGCTACTAGTCTCAGTAATTTAGCACGGCTCTATGAAGCACAAGGGCGATACAGTGAGGCAGAATCTCTCTATCAGCAGTCGCTTATCTTGAGGAAACGTTTGCTGAGAAAGGAGCACCCCGACATTATTAAAAGCCTTAGCAATCTAGCACGGCTCTATGAAGCTCAGGGACAATATAATGAAGCAGAGCCTCTTTATCAGGAAGTGTTGAAGGTAAGAAGACAGGTACTTGGACAGGTTCATCCTGAAGTAGCTGCTAGCCTAAATCATTTAGCTCGACTCTATTACCGCCAAGCTCGTTATAGTGAAGCGGAGCCTCTCTATCAAGAAGCCTTGGAAATGAACAAGCGCTTTTTGGGCGAAGAGCACCCTACAATAGCAAACAACCTTAATAATCTCGCTTTACTTTTTAGAGCTCAAGCTCGTTATAGTGAAGCGGAGCCTCTCTATCAAAAAGCCTTGGAAATGAACAAGCGCTTTTTGGGCGAAGAGCATCCTGAAATTGCCCAAAATCTGAATAATTTAGCCTACCTATGGTATTCCCAAGGCCGCTATGACAAAGCAGAAGAGCTTTATAAGCAGTCATTGGAGATGTACAAACATGTATTGGGTAACGAACACCCTGCTGTGTCCAATGGGCTTAATAATCTAGCTCTTCTCTATAGAACTCAAGGACGATATTGCGAAGCAGAGCCAATATATCAGCGTGTCCTGGAAATAAATGAGCATTTGCTAGGAGAAAAGCACCCTTATATGGCTCGACTTCTAAACGATTTAGCTCGTCTTTACTCTGCTCAAGGGCGATATGGAGAGGCAGAGCCATTGTTCAACAAAGCATTAGAGATCAACAGAGATCTGTTAAGTGAAGAGCATCCTTATGTCGCTGCCAACTTGAATAATCTAGCCTATCTTTACTATTCTCAAGGACGATATGGCGAAGCAGAAGAGCTGTACAAAAAATCATTGTATTTGAGAAATCACTTATTGGGAGAGGATCATCCTGACATAGCAAATACCCTCAACAATCTTGCCGATCTCTACCGTGTCCAAGGCCGCTACAGCGAGGCTGAACAACTATATCGGCAATCATTGGAAACAAGAGAACGGATTTTAGGTGAAGAACATCCTGATACAGCTCGAAATCTCGATGATCTTGCAATGCTTTTCTATACGCAGGGACGTTATGGTGAGGCAGAACCCTTATTTAAGAGAGCAATAGACTTGAGAAGGAGGCTCTTAGGTGAGAATCACCCTGACATAGCTCGAAATTTGAATAATTTAGCATTACTCTACACTTCTTTGGGTCGCTATAGTGACGCTGAACCTTTATATCAACAGGCTTTGAAAATAGGCAAGTACACTTTAGGCAATACTCATCCAGATATAGGTAGAGGGTTGGATAACTTAGCTATGCTCCACCATGCTCAAGGTTACTCTGAAAGAGCAGAGTCTTTGTATAAAGAAGCTTTGAAAATTTTAGAGCAGCAACTAGGAACAGAGCATCCTTGGACATTAAGATGTCGCGGAAATCTCGAAAGATTACATGTGAATGATAGTCTTGGTTTTGAATGA